The window ACGCTGATCGAAGGGCTTGAGGGTAACGAACACGATCCCGGCGTTGGGGCTGTTAGTGAAGCCGTTGATCGACAATCCCGGGAACGCGATGGCGGCTTCCACGCCGTCCTGCTTGAGGGCGATGTCCGACATACGCTTGATCACGTCTTCGGTGCGGTCCAGGCTCGCGGCATCCGGAAGCTGAGCAAAGGCGACCAGGTACTGTTTGTCCTGAGGCGGCACAAAACCGGTCGGCGTGGTGGCGAAGCCGAAATACGTCAGCACCATCAAGCCTGCATAAAGAATCAGCGCAATCCCGCTGCCCCGGATCACACGACCGACAACCCCGACGTAGCTATTACTGGCACGGGCGAATACCCGGTTGAACGGACGGAACAACCAGCCACCCAGAATCCGGTCAAGGAAACGGGAAAAAACGGTCCCTGGGTGCGTCGTGGGCTTGCAGCAGCACTGCAGACAACGCCGGTGAAAGGGTCAGGGAGTTGAACGCCGAAATCACGGTGGAGATGGCGATGGTCAGCGCAAACTGTTTGTAGAACTGCCCGGTCAGGCCGGAAATGAACGCTGCCGGTACAAAGACCGCGCACAGCACCAGCGCGGTGGCGATGATCGGCCCCGTAACCTCCCGCATGGCGATCTTGGTGGCTTCAACCGGGTTGTGCCCAAGCTCGATGTTTCGTTCGACGTTTTCCACGACGACGATGGCATCGTCCACCACGATACCGATGGCCAGTACCAGCCCGAACAGCGAGAGTGCGTTCAGCGAGAATCCGAACATGTGCATCACGGCGAAGGTGCCGATCAGCGAAACCGGAACGGCCACCAGCGGGATGATCGAGGCGCGCCAGGTTTGCAGGAACAGGATGACCACCAGCACCACAAGGATCAGCGCTTCGAACAAGGTGTGAACCACCGCTTCGATGGAACCCCGGACAAACACGGTGGGGTCATAGGCGATGGCGTAATCCATGCCTTCGGGGAAGCCTTTCTTCAATTCCGCCATCTTCGCCCGGACATCATTGGAGATGTCGATGGCGTTGGAGCCTGGACGCTGGAAAATCGGAATGGCAACAGCGGGCTGGTTATCCAGCAGCGAGCGCAGTGCATATTGATTGGAGCCCAGTTCAATCCGTGCCACGTCCCGCAGGCGAGTGATCTCGCCGTCGGCACCGGCGCGAATCACGATGTTTTCAAATTCCTCTTCGGTGACCAGTCGGCCCTGAGTGTTAACCGACATCTGAAAACTGGTGGCGCTAGGCGAGGGCGGGGCGCCCAGTTGCCCAGCGGCGACCTGACGGTTCTGCTCGCGAATCGCGTTAACCACATCCGTGGCCGTCAGGTTGCGTGAAGCGGTCTTGTTGGGATCCAGCCAGACCCGCAACGAGTAATCACCCATGCCGAACAACTGCACGTCACCCACGCCGCCCAGGCGCGCCAGCTCATC of the Paucimonas lemoignei genome contains:
- the bepE_2 gene encoding hydrophobe/amphiphile efflux-1 protein produces the protein MNFSQFFISRPIFAAVLSLMILIAGSISLFQLPISEYPEVVPPTVVVRANFPGANPKVIGETVAAPLEQAITGVENMLYMSSQSTADGKITLTITFALGTDLDNAQVQVQNRVTRTEPKLPEEVTRIGITVDKASPDLTMVVHLTSPDKRYDMLYLSNYAILNIKDELARLGGVGDVQLFGMGDYSLRVWLDPNKTASRNLTATDVVNAIREQNRQVAAGQLGAPPSPSATSFQMSVNTQGRLVTEEEFENIVIRAGADGEITRLRDVARIELGSNQYALRSLLDNQPAVAIPIFQRPGSNAIDISNDVRAKMAELKKGFPEGMDYAIAYDPTVFVRGSIEAVVHTLFEALILVVLVVILFLQTWRASIIPLVAVPVSLIGTFAVMHMFGFSLNALSLFGLVLAIGIVVDDAIVVVENVERNIELGHNPVEATKIAMREVTGPIIATALVLCAVFVPAAFISGLTGQFYKQFALTIAISTVISAFNSLTLSPALSAVLLQAHDAPRDRFFPFP